The Stieleria sp. JC731 genome has a segment encoding these proteins:
- a CDS encoding AAA family ATPase has translation MDYLVWFLAGGVLAFIGLKFQRFGISFSGEAADSVADLLKAHFKPLPVKEITITERQFPFRVRADLQKAIDELFGTDSKIVHFFGVRREYSHEGLSLSECLVESTHNPAVSVPPEHEELDVGDEQLVRVLKNGLWMLEKDGMPYAVLLSLYGQYGCTTGFQFQIGTANSAQGTQLAQEFFKRLEDSILRADSYRGKILSLEKDDHSYTGESSGITVHKLRQVERDQVILPESTIALLERNVIGFVRQRERLAQFNQSTKKGLLFYGPPGTGKTHTIHYLSRALEGHTTLLISAEQVGLLGDYMTLARLLQPSIVVMEDVDLIARNRTEMNSVCEEVMLNRLLNEMDGLKEDADILFVLTTNRPEALEAALASRPGRIDQAIEFPLPDQQGRSKLVKLYSQGVSVDDVCVNEIVRRTDGVSAAFMKELMRRIVQCNIERDGDGSISKADIDGALDEMLFKGGSLNLKLLGASAKLGETEQTASR, from the coding sequence ATGGACTATCTCGTTTGGTTTTTGGCGGGCGGAGTGCTTGCCTTCATAGGCCTAAAGTTTCAACGTTTTGGAATCTCGTTCTCGGGTGAAGCTGCTGATTCGGTGGCCGATTTGCTGAAGGCGCACTTCAAACCGCTTCCGGTGAAGGAGATCACAATCACCGAGCGACAATTTCCGTTTCGTGTCCGGGCGGATTTGCAAAAGGCGATCGATGAATTGTTCGGGACCGATTCCAAGATCGTGCATTTTTTCGGGGTGCGACGCGAATATTCGCACGAAGGCCTGTCGCTGTCGGAATGTCTTGTCGAGTCGACTCACAATCCTGCCGTTTCGGTACCGCCCGAACATGAAGAATTGGATGTGGGTGACGAGCAGCTCGTTCGGGTTCTGAAGAACGGGCTATGGATGCTGGAGAAAGACGGCATGCCGTACGCCGTTTTACTGTCGCTATATGGACAATATGGCTGTACGACAGGATTTCAGTTTCAAATTGGAACGGCCAACTCAGCACAGGGGACACAGCTTGCTCAGGAATTTTTTAAGCGACTTGAGGATTCGATACTTCGTGCCGATTCCTACCGCGGAAAAATTCTGTCACTTGAAAAAGATGACCATTCTTACACAGGTGAATCAAGCGGTATCACGGTTCATAAGTTGCGACAAGTGGAACGGGATCAGGTGATCTTACCAGAATCCACTATTGCTCTACTTGAACGAAACGTGATTGGCTTTGTTCGCCAACGTGAACGGCTTGCTCAGTTCAATCAGTCGACAAAGAAGGGACTTTTGTTTTATGGACCACCCGGAACCGGCAAGACGCACACGATTCACTACCTATCGCGTGCACTCGAAGGACATACGACGCTTCTGATTTCAGCGGAACAGGTCGGTCTGTTAGGCGACTACATGACGCTCGCAAGACTGCTTCAGCCAAGCATCGTTGTGATGGAAGATGTCGACCTGATCGCGCGGAATCGAACTGAAATGAATAGCGTTTGCGAAGAGGTCATGTTGAACCGGCTTCTTAATGAAATGGACGGCCTCAAGGAAGACGCGGATATCTTGTTCGTCTTGACAACGAACCGGCCGGAGGCCCTCGAGGCCGCACTCGCATCCCGTCCCGGGCGAATTGACCAAGCGATTGAGTTCCCGCTGCCAGACCAGCAGGGACGTTCGAAACTAGTGAAACTATATTCCCAAGGAGTTTCGGTTGACGATGTGTGTGTCAACGAAATCGTACGGCGGACCGATGGTGTGAGCGCCGCTTTCATGAAAGAGCTGATGCGAAGAATCGTGCAGTGCAATATTGAACGCGATGGTGATGGCTCGATCAGCAAAGCCGACATCGATGGGGCGCTTGACGAAATGCTGTTTAAGGGCGGTTCTTTGAATCTGAAGTTGCTGGGGGCTTCTGCAAAGTTGGGAGAGACCGAGCAGACTGCGAGTCGTTAG
- a CDS encoding alpha/beta hydrolase-fold protein, which translates to MKACLALLVALSSSVPLAEVTAEETYVENPTKEGNGNHVVGPDYKIQPELTDQGNPKGKSFEFTMPLAESNIFRGDDETLSRRKPVRKERKIFVYVPAAYQDGTEAPILVSFDGPSRLNLVRNALDNLTISDDPQRRLPAFIAIAVENGGNDGKGSQRGLEYDTMSDRHARFINDEVLPAVLNHPEIRAAYPNIAFTKNPWGKAVMGCSSGGAAALTIGWFRPDLFRRLITYSGTFVDQQDDDAPEEAKYPLGAWEYHSGMKLIENSEKKPLRIFTHVAENDLRANDPEDTYHNWVMANNRTADALKAKGYDYRYVFSRDSRHCDGRVFEATLADTLVWMWRGYHAE; encoded by the coding sequence ATGAAGGCCTGCCTCGCGCTGCTTGTCGCTCTAAGCAGCTCCGTTCCTTTGGCTGAGGTGACAGCCGAGGAGACTTATGTTGAAAATCCAACGAAGGAAGGCAACGGAAACCATGTGGTCGGTCCCGACTACAAGATCCAGCCGGAATTGACTGACCAAGGGAACCCGAAAGGCAAGTCGTTCGAATTCACGATGCCGCTCGCTGAAAGCAACATTTTTCGCGGTGACGACGAAACACTCAGCCGACGCAAACCGGTTCGGAAAGAGCGAAAGATCTTTGTCTACGTTCCGGCTGCCTACCAAGACGGAACCGAGGCACCGATCTTGGTCAGTTTCGACGGGCCAAGCCGATTGAACCTCGTTCGCAACGCACTGGACAACTTGACCATTTCGGATGATCCGCAGCGCCGTTTGCCGGCCTTCATCGCGATCGCCGTTGAAAATGGAGGAAACGATGGCAAAGGTAGCCAGCGAGGCTTGGAATATGACACGATGAGTGATCGACATGCTCGCTTTATCAACGACGAAGTTTTACCAGCGGTATTGAATCACCCTGAGATTCGCGCTGCCTATCCGAACATCGCGTTCACCAAGAATCCTTGGGGCAAAGCGGTGATGGGATGTAGCTCTGGCGGCGCGGCCGCGCTGACGATCGGCTGGTTTCGTCCTGACTTGTTCCGCCGTCTTATCACGTATTCGGGCACGTTTGTCGATCAGCAGGATGACGACGCACCCGAAGAGGCAAAGTATCCGCTGGGAGCATGGGAATATCACTCGGGTATGAAGCTGATCGAAAACAGCGAGAAGAAGCCGCTGCGGATCTTCACCCACGTAGCCGAAAACGATTTGCGAGCCAACGATCCGGAGGACACTTACCACAATTGGGTGATGGCCAACAATCGCACCGCGGACGCACTCAAAGCCAAAGGATACGACTATCGCTATGTCTTTAGCCGCGATTCACGGCACTGCGACGGTCGCGTTTTCGAAGCGACACTAGCGGACACATTGGTGTGGATGTGGCGAGGCTATCACGCTGAATAG